One genomic region from Spirosoma sp. KCTC 42546 encodes:
- a CDS encoding VOC family protein — protein sequence MADTKFLGLRTVIYAAPNLSETKEWYTKAFGIAPYFDQPFYVGFNIGGYELGLDPNAQLVEGSTLTYWGVSNIEDSMQHLLALGATPHADIQDVGDEIKVASIRDPFGNLIGVIENPHFSL from the coding sequence ATGGCAGATACGAAATTTTTAGGATTACGGACGGTAATTTATGCTGCTCCCAATCTTAGCGAAACCAAAGAGTGGTACACGAAGGCGTTTGGTATTGCCCCGTATTTCGATCAGCCCTTCTATGTTGGTTTTAATATTGGCGGCTATGAACTGGGTCTTGATCCCAATGCACAGCTTGTTGAGGGAAGTACACTAACGTATTGGGGTGTTTCCAACATTGAGGATAGCATGCAGCACTTACTGGCTTTGGGTGCTACACCCCATGCTGATATACAGGATGTGGGGGATGAGATCAAAGTTGCTTCCATCCGTGATCCCTTTGGGAATCTGATTGGCGTCATTGAGAATCCGCATTTTAGTTTGTAA
- a CDS encoding vancomycin high temperature exclusion protein, whose product MNTTLATDYSDDIHREAAGVRVAKRVIKVLIGFLFTGAMAVLLSNWWVVYNTKDQIYFDINELPANDFGLVLGTSKFVRTGKENLFFRYRMEATARLWKEGKVKYLILSGNNDSEYYNEPVDMQRALVKLGVPASVMQLDYAGFRTFDSVVRCKDEFNQEKITIISQNFHNARALYIGNHEGMEAIAFAAQDVPDGYSLRTLVREYLARPYALLDVHIFRPQPEKGNWQRKRK is encoded by the coding sequence ATGAACACGACCTTGGCTACTGACTACAGCGACGATATACACCGCGAAGCGGCTGGTGTTCGTGTAGCCAAGCGTGTGATCAAAGTGCTGATTGGTTTCCTGTTTACTGGGGCAATGGCTGTGTTGCTAAGTAACTGGTGGGTTGTTTATAATACGAAAGACCAGATTTATTTTGATATCAATGAGTTGCCTGCCAATGATTTCGGATTGGTGTTAGGTACGAGTAAGTTTGTGCGTACGGGTAAAGAAAACCTGTTCTTTCGATATCGGATGGAGGCTACCGCCCGACTTTGGAAAGAGGGAAAAGTGAAGTACCTCATTTTAAGCGGTAACAACGACTCTGAATATTACAATGAACCGGTAGATATGCAACGGGCCCTGGTCAAACTCGGCGTGCCTGCGTCAGTTATGCAACTGGATTATGCAGGTTTCCGGACCTTCGATTCGGTGGTCCGATGCAAGGACGAGTTCAACCAGGAAAAGATTACGATTATCTCTCAAAATTTCCACAATGCCCGTGCCCTCTACATCGGAAACCATGAGGGTATGGAAGCCATTGCATTTGCTGCTCAGGACGTACCAGACGGTTATTCCCTTCGCACACTTGTTCGGGAGTATCTGGCCCGCCCTTATGCACTCCTCGATGTGCATATATTCCGTCCGCAACCGGAGAAGGGAAACTGGCAGCGAAAACGCAAATAG